The genomic window GCGACGAGCAGAAGGGTGTTCTCGGGTATCCGCCGGACCGACGCCTTTGCCATCAGCTTGTCCCATCCCATGAGGACAAAGGCGAACACATTCATTCCGAGAAAGGCGGGAAGAAATGCCGCCATTTCAGCGGCACTCCTTCCCGGGGGCTGCGGCCACTGAAGCTACTCCCCTTCCTTCCGGTGATCCGCTATGTACTTTACGATACCGTCTGGATTGGAGAAGCCCTTGATTGTGATTTCGTAGTCGTCCGTACCGGATGTGGCTATTCTTAAGGTTCCGAGATTGAGCATCCGCTCAAGAAGGGTCTTCGTAAGTTCCGTGGTTTTGATGTCCTGGATGAAGACCTTCTCTGAGGAAGTGAATAAAATGCCTTGGCTCTGAACAAGGTAATCAATGTGAAGCTTGAGCTTTATGCTCCTCCTGCGTATTTCCTGGATTCCTATGTTTGCGGCCGTCAGAAGGAGGCCCCACATGAGAAGCGTCCATTTGCCCACGTTCAGTCCGATCCCGGTGAGCATGTTCGGAAAAATGCTCGCCAGGATAAAGGGGGCGAGAAACACCAGGGTCGGAACAGCAAGAGGGTAAATAAAACCCGCTACCGAGGGGGAAAGAATATAATCAAACTCCGCTGCGTCTCCGCCCTCCGTCTTTGTCGCGCTCATGAACGTCTTCGCCATTTTTTGCATCGACTCCTTCCTGAGAGATTGCTCCATTGCCTATGAAGCAAAATGCCCTTCTCCCTTCCGGGAAAGGGAAACTTCAAAGAACGGCGTCCCTGGCGAACATTCTACCATGAGCCGGACTCTTTTTTCGGAAAAAGGCGGGGCATTCCAGAAGGTTTTTTTTCCGGGGCCAACTGGATATGGAACAGCCTGGGGAAAAAGTGTAGCATTTTTGCGCAACCATATGCAGGGAGGCTGAGACAATGATTTCCAAACAGCAGATGCTCCGGGCCCTTGCAGGGCTTCTTGCCGCCGCGGCGTTCATGTTTTTTTCCGGAGAGTCCTTCGCATCAGGGACGCTCAACGTGTACACCATCTGGTCCGAAAGATACGCCACCGCCGTCTTCGACGCGTTCACCCGCGATACGGGAGTGAAGGTGAATTTTCTCCGTTTTCCGTCGGGAGAAGTGCTCGCCCGTCTGGTGGCCGAAAAGAAAAATCCCCAGGTGGACGTCTTCTTCGGCGGTATTGCCGACGCCTTCGAGGCCGGAAAAAAGGAAGGCCTGTTCGAACCCTACGTTCCGAAGGGAGCCGAAGCCATACCTCAGCGATTCCGGGATCCTGACGGCTACTGGACGGGCGTGGCGGTGAACCCCATCTGTTTCATGACCGGCGGGGAGTTTCTCCGGAAACACGGCCTGCCTGCCCCCCGGTCCTGGCAGGATCTCCTCGCCCCGGCCTACCGGGACGGCCTGGTCATGGCGGACGCCAGGACCTCGGGAACCGCCGTCTCCCGTCTTTTCAGCCTCGTGCTGGCCATGGGGGAGGATAAAGCTTTCGCCTACCAGAAAAAGCTCGACGGAAACGTGCAGCAGTACACCAAGAGCGGCGCCGGGGGCGCCCTGCCCATCGCCAGGGGCCAGGCTGCAGGCGGAATCTTCTTCCTCGTGGATGCCCTCGAGATGCAGCAGACGGGCTACGACATCGTCATCAGCTATCCTGCCGAAGGGGTGGCCTACGGAGTGGAAGCCATGGGGCTCGTGCGGAACGGGAAGAATCCCGAGCTGGGCCGCCGCTTCCTCGACTGGGCCGCTACCCCCGCCATGCAGCGCCTGTACGAGGAAAACAGGATCAACCTCATCCCCACACACCCTGACGTTCCTCTCAGGAATCCCGCGCTGGACATGTCGGAGGTCAGGCTTCTCGACCTGGACATTCAATGGTCCGGAGAGAACAGGATGCGCCTCGTGGAACGCTGGGTGAACGAGGTCGTGAAATAAGGGAAAACACGCATGGTGAAAAGCACAGTTTTCCCGGCGGGGGAAGGACGGCTCTGCCATCGGCAGGGTTCCTTTCCTTTGCTGCTGTGCCGGTCCCACTGCCGCGAAAGGGTATAATACGGGAACGGATGCACCGTCCGCTGAAAAACGAATTCGGATTCCCAAAAACGGAGGAATGCCCATGCTGCAGCTCAACAGGAACGGCCTGAAGGACAGGGAAGCCTGGAAGAAAGCCGGTATTGCCCTTCCATCCTTCACCATCGAGGACATGGTCCGGGAAACGGAAACAACACCGGAGTGGGTCCATTTCGGCGCAGGGAACATCTTCCGGGTGTTTCCCGCACTGATGCAGCAGAAACTGCTGGACGCCGGGCACGCGAAAACAGGCATTATAGCCGTAAAAACCTACGACTGGCAGACCATCGGAACCATGTACGCCCCCTTCGACAACCTGACCCTTGCGGTCATCATGGAACCGGACGGAAGGCTGGACATGACGGTGGTGGCCAGCATCTGCACCACCCTTGCGGGAGACCCTGCCTGCGAATGGGACTGGGAACGGCTTCAGGAGATTTTTCGGGAACCCTCCCTGAAGATGGTCAGCTTCACCATCACGGAAAAGGGCTACAGCCTGAGGACCCCTTCGGGAGAACTTTCCCCCGAAATCGCCGAAGATCTGAAAAAGGGGCCTTCGTCACCCGGGCACGCCATGTCGAAGACGGCGGCCCTCGCCTATGCCCGGTTCACGGCGGGAGGATTTCCCCTGGCCTTCGTGAGCATGGACAACTGTGCCCATAACGGAGACCGGCTGAAGGCATCCCTGGCGGAAATTGCCCGGGGATGGGCGGCCGGCGGTCTCGTGGAAGAGGAGTTCGTGCGGTGGCTCACAGAGTCGCCGAAGGTGTCCTTTCCCTGGACCATGATCGACAAGATCACTCCCCGTCCCTCCGAGAGGGTCCGGGACCGGCTCAACGCCCTGGGCCTGGGAACGGGAGACACCCTCCGCACGGAGAAGCACTCCTTCATCGCCCCCTTCGTGAATGCCGAGCGGCCCGAATACCTCGTGATCGAGGACAGCTTCCCCAACGGCCGGCCTCCCCTGGAGCTCGCCGGGGCCTACTTCACCGACCGGGAAACGGTGGACCGGGTGGAACGGATGAAGGTGGGCACGTGCCTGAACCCCCTCCATACCGCCCTGGCGGTCTTCGGCTGCCTGCTGGGGTACACCCTCATCGCCGACGAAATGAAGGACCCCGACCTGAAGCGGCTGGTGGAAAAAATCGGCTACGCCGAGGGAATTCCCGTGGCGGAGGACCCGGGCATCATCCACCCCCTCGACTTCCTGAGGGAGGTCATCGAGGAGCGGCTCCCCAACCCGAACATTCCCGACGCCCCCCAGAGAATCGCCATGGACACGTCCCAGAAAGTGGGCATCCGGTTCGGCGGCACCATCAGGGCCTACAGGGACAGGGAGGGGCTGGATCCGGCGGACCTGACCTTCATTCCTCTGACCCTGGCCGCCTGGTGCCGCTATCTCATGGGACTGAACGACCGGGGCGAGGAGATGGCCCTGAGCCCTGACCCCCTCCTGGAAAGCCTCAGGCCTCATTTTGCTCCGGTCCGCCTCGGAGAGCCGGATAGGGCGAAGGGTGTTCTCCGCCCTATCCTCTCCGACCGGGGAATCTTCTCCGTGGATCTGTATGAGGTGGGGCTCGGCGGGAAGATCGAAGGCTATTTCGCCGAAATGATCGCCGGACCGGGCGCCGTGAGAGCTACCCTCAGGAAACACCTCGGATAATGAACAGGGGGGAACCTGCCGGTTCCCCCCTGTTTTATCCTTTTCCTTTTTCTTCAGCAATGGCCGCCTTTCTCCCTCTCAAGGGCTTCCCAGAGCCCGGAAAGGTACATGGCGCCGAGGGCCCTGTCGTACAGGCCATACCCCGGCTTTCCCGTTTCGCCCCAGATCATCCTGCCGTGGTCCGGGCGCATGGGTCCCGAAAAACCCGTATCGGAATAGGCCTTCATCACGGCATGCATGTCGAGGCTCCCGGACCCCGTGGGGTGGGCTGACTCATGGAAGCTTCCCTTCCCGGTGATTTTGACGTTTCTCACGTGGGCGAAATGGATGCGCCCCATGGAACCGAATTTCCGGATTATCGCAGAAAGATCGTTCCGCGGATGCGCCCCCAGGGATCCCGTGCAGACGCTCAGACCGTTGTTCGGGCTGTCGGCGAGCTTCAGGACCCTGTCGAGGGCCGCTTCGTCCCGGATGATCCGGGGAAGGCCGAAGATGGACCAGGGCGGATCGTCCGGGTGGAGGGCCATTTTTACGCCCGCTTCTTCCGCCGCTGGGATGACCTTTTCAAGAAAATATCCCAGGTTCTCCCAGAGTCCTTCCTCGCTGAGGTCCCTGTAGGCATCGAGCAGGCCTCTCAGTTCTGCGGCGTCATAGGACGTGCTCCAGCCCGGAAGTCCCTCCGTCCCGTTGGAAAGGTCCATCGCCAGAATCTCGGCGTCGTCGTAGGAGAGGGCGTTGGAACCGTCGGCCAGGGGAAAGGCCATGTTGGAGCGGGTCCAGTCGAAGACGGGCATGAAGTTGTAGCACAGCACGGGAATGCCTGCCTCTCCCATATTCCTGATGGAGCGCCGGTACTTGTCGATAAGGGCGTCCCTGTCGGGACGCCCGAGCTTGATGTTCTCGTGAACGGGGATGCTCTCAATGGCGGAGAGGACAAAACCCTTTTTCTCCACCGCCGCCCTGAGGTCCCGCAGTTTCTCCAGGGGCCAGGTCTCGCCTTGGGGAACATCGTACAGTGCGCTGACGATCCCCCGGACAACGGGGATCTGCCTGATTTTGTCAATGGTGACGGGGTCGCTTTCCCCGTACCATCGGAAAGACATTATCATGGTTCTATGACGTTCCTCACTTTACTTTCGATTTTACGCCGGAATCCCCTGATCTTCTATCTGCTGAACAGCAGGTTGGGAAGCCACGTGGACAGGGCGGGAATGTAGGAAACCAGAAAGAGCACGAAAATGCTCACCGCGAGGAAGGGCATGTTCGCCCTCGAAATTCTGCTGATGGAAATCTTGCCGATGCTCGACGCCACGAAGAGGCACACGCCCACGGGAGGCGTGGTGAGTCCGATCATGAGGTTCAGGACGGCGATCATGGAAAAGTGGATCGGGTCGATTCCCACCTGGAGGGCCACCGCCAGCAGCGTCGGGAAGAGGGTGAGCAGCGCAGCGATGGTCTCCATGAAGGTCCCCACGAAGAGGAGCAGAAGATTGATCATCAGGATGATAAGGAACTTGTTTTTCGTTATCCCGAGGAGGAAATCCGCCACCATCTGGGGGATCTGTTCGCTGGTAAGGATCCACGCGAAGAGGTTGGCGAGACCGACAAGGACGATGATGGACGCTGTGGTGATCGAGGCCTCGAGGAGCAGCATGGGAAGATCCCTGAAAGAAAGGCCCTTGTAGACGAAAATCCCCACCACCACCGCGTAAAGACAGGCCACCATGGCTGCCTCGGTGGGGCTGAAAAAGCCGCCGACGATTCCGTAGAGGATGAGAATCGTGAGCATGAGAGCCCAGAAAGCCCCGGAAAACTCCCTGAAAAGCAGTCGGCGGGGCACTTTTTCACCCTTGGGGTAGTTTCTCTTCTTCGCGATGAAATAGGTCACGATCATCATGCCGATGCCGAGGAGCACGCCGGGGATGGCGCCGGCGATGAAGAGCCGTCCCACCGAGAGTCCGGTCAGGGTCCCCGCGATGATCATGGGCATACTCGGGGGGATGATGGGGCCGATGGTGGAGGATGCGGCGGTGACCGCGCAGGAGAAGTCCACGTCGTAGCCCTCTTTCTGCATGGCGGGGATGAGGATGGCGCCGAGGCTCGCCACGTCAGCCACCGCCGTTCCCGAAATGCCGGCGAAGATCATGGAAGCCACGATGTTGGCCTGGGCCAGCCCTCCCTGGATATGCCCCACGAGGGCGTTGCAGAACCGGATGATCCTATCGGAAATGCCGCCCCGGTTCATGAGGTTGCCCGCGAGGATGAAGCCGGGAATGCACAGGAGGACGAATACGTCGATACCGGAGTACATTTTCTGCGGTATCACCATGAGCGGAATGCCCGCCATCCACAGGTAGGCAAGGGAAGAAATCCCCAGGCAGAAGGCTATGGGAAGCCCCAAAAAGAGGAGCACCAGGAATACGATAAAGAGTGCGGCCACCATTTCAGTTTCCTCCCCCCGCTGCAAGGCGCACGTCCCGTACGACCGAGGCCAGCGAAAACAGGACCACCGTTCCCGACAGGACCGACATGGACGCGAAAATGTAGTGCATGGGAACCCTGAGGGACGCCGATGTCTGCATTCTGCCGATACCCAGGTTCTTCAGGGAATAATAGAACACCACGGCCATAAACCCCGCGACAAGAAGGTCGAGCAGGATCTGGAGCCACCTCTGCGCAGGCTTCGGCAGCATGTTCGTGAACACGTCCACGTTGACGAAGGCTTTCTCCCGGATGGCAAGTCCCGAGGCGAAACTCACCGTGTATATGAAAAGAAAGCGGGACGCCTCTTCCGTC from Aminivibrio pyruvatiphilus includes these protein-coding regions:
- a CDS encoding PH domain-containing protein, which gives rise to MAKTFMSATKTEGGDAAEFDYILSPSVAGFIYPLAVPTLVFLAPFILASIFPNMLTGIGLNVGKWTLLMWGLLLTAANIGIQEIRRRSIKLKLHIDYLVQSQGILFTSSEKVFIQDIKTTELTKTLLERMLNLGTLRIATSGTDDYEITIKGFSNPDGIVKYIADHRKEGE
- a CDS encoding ABC transporter substrate-binding protein, with translation MISKQQMLRALAGLLAAAAFMFFSGESFASGTLNVYTIWSERYATAVFDAFTRDTGVKVNFLRFPSGEVLARLVAEKKNPQVDVFFGGIADAFEAGKKEGLFEPYVPKGAEAIPQRFRDPDGYWTGVAVNPICFMTGGEFLRKHGLPAPRSWQDLLAPAYRDGLVMADARTSGTAVSRLFSLVLAMGEDKAFAYQKKLDGNVQQYTKSGAGGALPIARGQAAGGIFFLVDALEMQQTGYDIVISYPAEGVAYGVEAMGLVRNGKNPELGRRFLDWAATPAMQRLYEENRINLIPTHPDVPLRNPALDMSEVRLLDLDIQWSGENRMRLVERWVNEVVK
- a CDS encoding mannitol dehydrogenase family protein, with translation MLQLNRNGLKDREAWKKAGIALPSFTIEDMVRETETTPEWVHFGAGNIFRVFPALMQQKLLDAGHAKTGIIAVKTYDWQTIGTMYAPFDNLTLAVIMEPDGRLDMTVVASICTTLAGDPACEWDWERLQEIFREPSLKMVSFTITEKGYSLRTPSGELSPEIAEDLKKGPSSPGHAMSKTAALAYARFTAGGFPLAFVSMDNCAHNGDRLKASLAEIARGWAAGGLVEEEFVRWLTESPKVSFPWTMIDKITPRPSERVRDRLNALGLGTGDTLRTEKHSFIAPFVNAERPEYLVIEDSFPNGRPPLELAGAYFTDRETVDRVERMKVGTCLNPLHTALAVFGCLLGYTLIADEMKDPDLKRLVEKIGYAEGIPVAEDPGIIHPLDFLREVIEERLPNPNIPDAPQRIAMDTSQKVGIRFGGTIRAYRDREGLDPADLTFIPLTLAAWCRYLMGLNDRGEEMALSPDPLLESLRPHFAPVRLGEPDRAKGVLRPILSDRGIFSVDLYEVGLGGKIEGYFAEMIAGPGAVRATLRKHLG
- the uxuA gene encoding mannonate dehydratase is translated as MSFRWYGESDPVTIDKIRQIPVVRGIVSALYDVPQGETWPLEKLRDLRAAVEKKGFVLSAIESIPVHENIKLGRPDRDALIDKYRRSIRNMGEAGIPVLCYNFMPVFDWTRSNMAFPLADGSNALSYDDAEILAMDLSNGTEGLPGWSTSYDAAELRGLLDAYRDLSEEGLWENLGYFLEKVIPAAEEAGVKMALHPDDPPWSIFGLPRIIRDEAALDRVLKLADSPNNGLSVCTGSLGAHPRNDLSAIIRKFGSMGRIHFAHVRNVKITGKGSFHESAHPTGSGSLDMHAVMKAYSDTGFSGPMRPDHGRMIWGETGKPGYGLYDRALGAMYLSGLWEALEREKGGHC
- a CDS encoding TRAP transporter large permease; its protein translation is MVAALFIVFLVLLFLGLPIAFCLGISSLAYLWMAGIPLMVIPQKMYSGIDVFVLLCIPGFILAGNLMNRGGISDRIIRFCNALVGHIQGGLAQANIVASMIFAGISGTAVADVASLGAILIPAMQKEGYDVDFSCAVTAASSTIGPIIPPSMPMIIAGTLTGLSVGRLFIAGAIPGVLLGIGMMIVTYFIAKKRNYPKGEKVPRRLLFREFSGAFWALMLTILILYGIVGGFFSPTEAAMVACLYAVVVGIFVYKGLSFRDLPMLLLEASITTASIIVLVGLANLFAWILTSEQIPQMVADFLLGITKNKFLIILMINLLLLFVGTFMETIAALLTLFPTLLAVALQVGIDPIHFSMIAVLNLMIGLTTPPVGVCLFVASSIGKISISRISRANMPFLAVSIFVLFLVSYIPALSTWLPNLLFSR
- a CDS encoding TRAP transporter small permease; the protein is MRKLWSLFGRVLELGSILSFLGLVGVVLLQVYARLFLPKSPHWTEEASRFLFIYTVSFASGLAIREKAFVNVDVFTNMLPKPAQRWLQILLDLLVAGFMAVVFYYSLKNLGIGRMQTSASLRVPMHYIFASMSVLSGTVVLFSLASVVRDVRLAAGGGN